The Rhea pennata isolate bPtePen1 chromosome 32, bPtePen1.pri, whole genome shotgun sequence genome includes a region encoding these proteins:
- the CATSPERG gene encoding cation channel sperm-associated auxiliary subunit gamma, translated as MAMAMAALAAAAAWAGCAWRVALTPGIPAGARRHVFARQHPEASVAAVFEALTDTAVDMAADNAHYFGFPYYLEIRLSCARQEPERATRRAHLRGLCPVVTVTFEEPVHPVRQKPERLQIKMRAVPYRHPTPCDSEELCRLRWYTPMPMVNGSAVMDVWVQSNMPDFGIRQRRFSVNVNGYVKETEKGPQCTIGHRVTKLKELMDEYSPSRPLWATVDKAPVLILGGFSKNKVILLSDTKFEDLIAVEVDIDSCWIGSLTCPWTEFSSTILDAIATESTLFIRQNQLVYYFTGNYSILHMDTQGSTLWTRVLNRVCVSKLNPVPFSHNGSEYVIAIGGGQQKAEFFLGTVRDGVVHFSDSIRAEKKTVCEYFEFSASCKIQWAVYIPEENKTLLLVQQEKHNTTSYHIVACEHENLHFSIVYNVPYFRPKATEKSFVMLMGFEEYSDTPMVLRGLSYNPFSTIFYIWGNAILQSYDIKNYIFLSEFSGESVIKYFIQSYRGEIVCVTETEEVWFFMEGSSVIEKVFPSRAWSMYASIQLLKGSHYYGVQESSLSFFYSQEGLQQLVYVLKKGDKNGRIVKRKFPITYILSHRCFYSHHYSSSSSLGLKFIGFTNLCPFTVMKFRDLPKPQRFSRLEHYRAEPPVVMDETGFHNNKSLAVYQGLVFHLLWLHSDYNRPYADPVHDPTWRWWKNRKQDADYYLYLASMGSSPGGLYINMEHYVKIYDLRSNNELPEQIYLDKSDVYSFSVTLSIRSTREENMWEKNFLSSVKLTVVLSHPFNLVFFLQRRNLVNRASVLYKVSIQDTALYPQQELSGKNLLKSSMVLKVVNSATNCYQYSESGPALQGYKMVPVYIGCPPGKRMAFDITNTLKHTTSMNKRYFNCVGQNSEMPCFFFEDVFYPLFLIQDMVTGDSGSFSGRYTLKVIGGGPNSEDAIVRYKPEDIWKYNSPLSSTESSLIWQKADRVMSETDPQGYPIHSSTSNGIRWLCQRNSPCHDVSPVGLTAPSYFFLVVVSNKDVDTSTYCDYDLEFVIHVHGLQLSSTRKLYFMKMTMSTLIGLITVYFFYCRAGRKIMASFFNMVRKLEEASALSAGSTSTSVSSVMSRMEPSDYLLSTNSVHSAVSEPVHRRQM; from the exons ATGGCGATGGCGatggcggcgctggcggcggcggcggcctgggCGGGCTGCGCCTGGCGGGTGGCCCTGACGCCCGGCatccccgccggcgcccgccgccacGTCTTCGCCCGGCAGCACCCCGAGGCCTCCGTGGCCGCCGTCTTCGAGGCGCTCACCGACACGGCCGTCGACATGGCCGCCGACAACGCG CACTACTTCGGCTTCCCCTACTACCTCGAGATCCGGCTGAGCTGCGCCAGGCAG GAGCCCGAGCGGGCGACGCGGCGGGCGCACCTGCGGGGGCTGTGCCCCGTCGTCACCGTCACCTTCGAGGAGCCCGTGCACCCCGTGCGCCAGAAGCCCGAGCGGCTGCAGATCAAGATGCGGGCGGTGCCGTACCGCCATCCCA CGCCCTGCGACAGCGAGGAGCTCTGCCGCCTGCGCTGGTACACCCCCATGCCCATGGTGAACGGCAGCGCCGTCATGGACGTCTGGGTGCAAAGCAACATGCCGGACTTCGGCATCAGGCAGCGGAG GTTTTCCGTCAACGTCAACGGCTACGTGAAGGAGACGGAGAAGGGGCCGCAGTGCACCATCGGGCACCGG GTCACGAAGCTGAAGGAGCTGATGGATGAGTACAGCCCCTCGCGGCCCTTGTGGGCAACCGTGGACAAGGCCCCGGTCCTGATCCTCGGCGGTTTCTCCAAAAACAAGGTCATCTTGCTCTCCGATACGAAGTTCGAGGATTTAATCGCTGTGGAG GTCGACATCGACAGCTGCTGGATCGGGTCCCTCACCTGCCCCTGGACCGAGTTCTCCTCCACCATCTTGGACGCCATCGCCACCGAGAGCACCCTCTTCATCCGCCAGAACCAGCTGGTCTACTACTTCACGGGGAATTACTCCATCCTGCACATGGACACGCAGGGATCGA CCCTCTGGACCCGCGTGCTCAACCGCGTCTGCGTGAGTAAGCTGAACCCCGTCCCCTTCTCCCACAACGGCTCCGAGTACGTGATCGCCATCGGCGGGGGCCAGCAGAAAGCGGAGTTCTTCCTCGGCACCGTTCGAG ACGGCGTGGTTCACTTCTCCGACTCGATCAGGGCTGAAAAGAAGACGGTGTGCGAGTACTTCGAGT TTTCAGCATCCTGCAAGATCCAGTGGGCAGTCTACATCCCCGAGGAGAACAAAACCCTTCTGCTGGTGCAGCAGGAGAAACACAACACTACCTCTTACCACATTGTCGCATGCGAGCACG AAAACCTGCATTTCTCCATCGTGTACAACGTACCCTACTTCCGGCCCAAAG CCACGGAGAAGTCGTTCGTGATGCTGATGGGCTTCGAGGAATACAGCGACACTCCCATGGTGCTGCGAGGCTTGTCCTACAATCCCTTCAGCACCATCTTCTACATCTGGGGCAACGCCATACTGCAAAG CTACGACattaaaaactacattttcCTCTCCGAATTCTCCGGCGAGTCCGTCATCAAATACTTCATTCAGTCGTACAGGGGGGAGATCGTGTGCGTGACTGAGACGGAAGAG GTCTGGTTCTTCATGGAGGGCAGCTCGGTCATCGAGAAGGTCTTCCCCAGCAGAGCTTGGAGCATGTATGCCAGCATCCAGCTCCTCAAGGGCTCCCATTACTACGGCGTCCAAGAGTCTTCCCTGAGCTTCTTCTACAGCCaggaagggctgcagcag CTCGTTTACGTACTCAAAAAGGGCGACAAGAACGGGAGGATCGTCAAGAGGAAGTTTCCCATCACCTACATCCTCTCGCACCGCTGCTTCTACTCCCACCACtattcctccagcagcagcct CGGGCTCAAGTTCATCGGCTTCACCAACCTCTGCCCTTTCACCGTCATGAAGTTCAGGGACCTGCCCAAGCCGCAGCGCTTCAGCCGTCTGGAGCACTACCGCGCCGAGCCGCCGGTCGTCATGGACGAAACGGGATTCCACAACAACAAGTCCCTGGCTGTGTATCAGGGCCTCGTTTTCCACCTCCTCTGGCTTCACTCCGACTACAACCGG cctTACGCTGATCCTGTCCACGACCCAACGTGGCGCTggtggaaaaacagaaagcaagacGCG GATTACTACCTCTACCTGGCCAGCATGGGCAGCTCCCCGGGGGGCCTGTACATCAACATGGAGCACTACGTGAAGATCTATGACCTGCGCTCCAACAACGAGCTGCCTGAGCAGATCTACCTGGACAAGAGCGACGTGTACAGCTTCTCCGTGACCCTCAGTATCCGCTCCACCAGAGAGGAGAACA tgTGGGAGAAGAACTTCCTCAGCAGTGTGAAGCTCACGGTGGTCCTCTCACACCCCTTCAACCTGGTCTTCTTCCTCCAAAGGAGGAACCTGGTGAACCGGGCCTCGGTGCTCTATAAG GTGAGCATCCAGGACACGGCACTGTACCCGCAGCAAGAGCTCAGCGGGAAGAACTTGCTGAAGAGCTCCATGGTGCTAAAG GTGGTGAACTCGGCGACAAACTGTTACCAGTACTCGGAGTCAGGACCAGCGCTGCAG GGCTACAAGATGGTGCCCGTGTACATCGGCTGCCCGCCGGGCAAGCGCATGGCTTTCGACATCACCAACACCCTCAAACACACCACCAGCATGAACAAACGCTACTTCAACTGCGTGGGCCAGAACTCCGAGATGCCGTGCTTCTTCTTCGAGGACG tgtTTTACCCTCTCTTCCTGATCCAGGACATGGTGACAGGGGACTCGGGGTCCTTCTCGGGACG GTACACGCTGAAGGTCATCGGTGGCGGCCCGAACTCGGAGGATGCCATCGTACGCTACAAACCTGAGGACATCTGGAAGTACAACA GCCCTCTCTCCAGCACAGAATCGAGCCTGATATGGCAAAAAGCTGACAGAGTGATGTCCGAGACCGACCCCCAAGGATACCCCATACACTCCAGCACAAGCAACGGCATCAG GTGGCTGTGCCAGAGGAACTCGCCGTGCCACGACGTCTCGCCCGTGGGGCTGACGGCCCCCAGCTACTTCTTCTTGGTGGTGGTGTCCAACAA AGACGTGGACACGTCCACCTACTGCGACTACGACCTGGAGTTCGTCATCCACGTGCAcgggctgcagctcagctccacCAGGAAGCTGTATTTCATGAAG ATGACCATGAGCACGCTGATCGGCCTCATCACCGTCTACTTCTTCTACTGCCGGGCGGGGAGGAAGATCATGGCGTCCTTCTTCAACATGGTGCGCAAGCTGGAGGAGGCGTCCGCGCTGTCGGCAG GCTCCACCAGCACCAGCGTCTCCTCGGTGATGAGCAGGATGGAGCCCAGCGACTACCTGCTCTCCACCAACTCGGTCCACAGCGCCGTCAGCGAGCCGGTCCACCGCAGGCAGATGTGA